The DNA sequence GAGCACTACCAGTACGGCCGCCAGCAACACCTGGAACTGGCCGATGGCCGGGCTTTCGCCAGCGATCCGTTCGAAGTGGTGCTCGGTGCCGAAGTGGCCGAGGCGCTGCACTACAAACTCGGCGACAAACTGGTGCTGGCCCACGGCGTGGCGGTGGTCAGCCTGGTCAAGCATGACGACAAGCCCTTCACCGTGGTTGGGATTCTCAAGCGCACCGGCACCCCGGTGGACCGCACGCTGCACATTAGCCTCGGCGGCATGGAAGCGATCCACATCGACTGGAAAAATGGCGTACCCGCCCAGGGCAACGGCCGCATCAGCGCCGACCAGGCCCGTAACATGGACCTCACGCCCCAAGCGATCACCGCGTTCATGCTCGGCCTCAACAGCAAGATTTCCACGTTTGCCTTGCAGCGCGAGATCAATGAGTTCCGCGGCGAACCGTTGCTGGCGATTCTGCCCGGCGTGGCGCTGCAGGAGTTGTGGAGCCTGATGGGCACGGCGGAAAAGGCCCTGTTCGTGATTTCACTGTTCGTGGTGCTGACGGGCTTGATCGGCATGCTCACGGCGATCCTCACCAGCCTCAACGAACGCCGCCGGGAAATGGCGATCCTGCGTTCGGTGGGTGCACGGCCGTGGCACATCGCGACCCTGCTGGTGCTCGAAGCCTTTGCCCTGTCGCTGGCCGGGGTGAGCGCCGGGCTGGCCTTGCTATACATCGGCATCGCCGCGGCCCAGGGTTATGTGCAGTCGGCCTATGGTTTGTATCTGCCGCTGAGCTGGCCGAGCGAATATGAATGGACGCTCATGGCTGGCATCCTGCTCGCTGCCCTGCTGATGGGCAGCGTGCCGGCCTGGCGCGCCTATCGCCAATCGCTGGCCGATGGCCTGTCGATCCGTTTATGAGGACCGTGAAAATGCCCCGCGCCCTGCTTGCGCTGTTGATGATGGTCGCCCTGCCGCTGTGGGCGGCCGAGCCGAGGGACCTGGCCTGGTCGGAAATGATCCCGCCGGACGCGCCACCGGAAGTGCCGAACATGACCCCGCTGCACGACTTGTCGAAGATGAGCGATGCCCTCGCCGCCGAATCCGCCCCGGCGGCCAAGCAGGATTTGCCCAACGCCCCGGTGGTCAAGGCCCTCGACGGCCAGCAGATTCGTTTGCCGGGCTACATCGTGCCGCTGGAAGTCAGCGAGGAAGGCCGCACCACCGACTTTTTGCTGGTGCCGTACTTCGGCGCCTGCATCCACGTGCCGCCACCGCCGTCGAATCAGATCGTGCATGTGAAAAGCGAGGTCGGCGTGAAGCTCGACGAGTTGTATCAGCCGTATTGGGTCGAGGGGCCGATGCAGGTCAAGCCGTCTACCAGTGAGCTGGCCGACGCCGGGTATCAGATGGAGGCGCAGAAGATTTATGTGTATGAGCTGCCGGAGTGAACCCGGTAGTGATGTGCAGTCAGTCAGATAGCTATCGCGAGCAAGCTCGCTCCCACAGTTGATCGTGTTTCTTCAGAAAGAATGCGGTCGAATGATGTGGGAGCGAGCTTGCTCGCGATGGTTCCCTCAAATTTTCTCATCGGCGCTTTTATTGAGCTGAGTCAATTAAACACCCCCTGACTCATTGAGCTGGGTCAAAAGACCGGACCAGACGGCTTCGTACCATGAGACATCAAATTTCGATGCCCTCTGGAGCCCTCATGAACAAGTCCTTGCTCTGCGCTTCCCTCGCCGCCCTCGCGCTCGCCGCCCCACTCGCCCAGGCCCACACGGCCGGCGATATTATCGTTCGCGCCGGTGCCATTACCGTCAATCCCGAAGCCGACAGTTCCAGCGTCAAGGTCGACCGTGGCCCGCTGGCCGGTGCCGATCTGGGCGGCAAGGCGACCATGAGCAGCGACACGCAACTGGGCCTGAACTTCGCCTACATGATCACCAACAACCTGGGCATCGAACTGCTGGCGGCCTCGCCGTTCGAGCACGATGTGAAGATCAAAGGCACCGCCCTGGGCGCGGCCAACAACAAGCTCGGCACCCTCAAGCACCTGCCGCCGACCCTGAGCCTGGTCTACTACCCGCTCGACGCCAAGTCGGCCTTCCAGCCTTATGTCGGCGCCGGCATCAACTACACCTGGATCTACGACGAACACGTCGGCAGCACAGCCAGCGCCAACGGCTTCAGCAACTTTCAAGCGAGCAACAGCTGGGGCATGGCGTGGCAAGTGGGCGCAGACTACATGCTGACCGACAACGTGATGATCAACGGCCAGATTCGCTACATCGACATCGACACCACTGCTTATGTCGACAACAACGCCGTGGCCGGCGGGACCCGGGCCAAGGTAAATGTCGAAGTGGACCCATGGATCTACATGGTGGGGTTGGGCTACAAGTTTTAACCTGCTGCACAATGGCAAGTTGATAACACATCCTGTGGCGAGGGAGCTTGCTCCCGTTGGGCTGCGAAGCAGACCCAAAGAGGTTGCGACCGCTTCGCGCTCGAGCGGGAGCAAGCTCCCTCGCCACAGTGTTCACTCCAGCACTGTGTAGCTCATGAAAAAGGCGCCTCGAAAGGCGCCTTTTTCATTCAGCGGCCCAGCAACCGCGCCAATCCCACACTCATCGGCGTTTGCGGGGGAAAGCTGAAGCGCTCCAACAAGCGACGATTGTCGGCCCGGGAATGGCGGATATCGCCGGAGCGTGCCGGGCCATAGCTGATCGGCGGCAGGTCACCGACCACCGCGGCCAGGGCCTGGAGCATCTGCTTGAGGGTCGTGGCCTGGTTCCAGCCGACGTTCACCGCCCCCACTTCCACCTCAGGCTTTTCGATGGCTTGCACCAGCAAGTCCACCAGGTCTTCGACGTAGACAAAGTCCCGGGTCTGCTCACCGTCGCCAAACACGGTGATCGGCAGGCCTTTGTGTGCCCGTTCGCTGAAGATGCTGATGACCCCGGAATACGGCGAGGACGGATCCTGGCGCGGGCCGTAGATGTTGAAGAAGCGGAACACCACCGGTTCCAGCGCGTGCTGGCGGCGATAGAAGTCGAAGTAGAACTCGCTGGCCAACTTATCGGAGGCATAAGGCGTGAGCGGCGCCTTGGGGGTTTCTTCGTCGATCGACTCGCCTTCGCCATTGTTGCCATAGACCGCTGCGCTGGAAGCGAACAGCACCCGCTTCACACCGGCCTGGCGCATGGCTTCGCAGACATTCAGGGTGCCGATGAAGTTGCTCTGGTGCGTGCGCACCGGGTCGTCCACCGAGGCTTGTACCGAAGCCACGGCGGCCAGGTGCGCTACGGCGCTGCAACCGGCCATGGCCCGGGCCACCAGCGCGGCATCGGCGACGTCGCCTTCGATCAGTTCGACAGCAGGGTTATCCAGCGGCAGGTTGCTGCGCTTGCCGGTGGACAGGTCATCGAGGATGCGTACCGAATGTCCCTTGGCAAGCAGAGCGTCGGTCAGGTGCGAACCAATGAAACCCGCGCCGCCGGTGATTAAAACAGGGCCTTCAGCCATGGCGATAAAACCTATCCAGTAAGCCCGGGAGGGCGGCGCGCCAGGCGCGGGGCTTGATCCCGAAGGTGTGCAGTATTTTCTTGCAGGCCAGCACCGCGTGCTGCGGTTCTTCCGCGGCGTCCGGCCGTGCGGCGTGAGCCTGGGGCGTGGGTGACTCGACCGCCAGGGGATGCAGGGCGCGGGCTTCGGTGAGGATCGCCTGGCCCAGCGCCAGCGGCGTGGTCGCCTCGTGTCCGGCGTAATGATAGGTGCCCCACAGCGGAGCGGCGCAATCGAGTTGCTTGAGCACCGAGATAATCACCCGTGCCGCATCGTCCACCGGCGTCGGATTACCCCGACGGTCATCGGCCAGCAGCAGCTCTTCGGGTTGTTCGGCCCGGGCCAGGAAACGTCCAAGGATGCCATCGACGCTGTCGTCCAGCAGCCAGCCGAAACGCAGCAGCACATGCTGTGGGCAGGTGGCGCGCACGCTTTGCTCGATCCGCCACAACGCCTGGCCACGCAAGCCCAGGGGCACAGGTTCGTCCTTTTCGCTGTAGGCGGTGGCACGGGAACCGTCGAACACGCGATAGCTCGACGGTTGCAGCAAGACGATGTTGTGATGCTGGCACAGCTCGGCCAGGCGCTCGACAGCGCGCTCCTGGCCGGCCAGGCGCTGCTCGCTGACGGCCTCGGCTTGAAACCAGTCGAAGTAGTACGCCAGGTTGATCAAGGCGTCCGGGCGGGTGTCGTCGAGCAGTTGCGTCAGGCTCGCGGCATCCCAACCGTCTTCGGGTGGGCGGGGGGCAAGAAAACCGATGTCTTCTTCTGCACCGAGGCGAATCAGCGCCTGCCCAAGGGCATTTCCGCCGCCCAGTAACATAAGGCGCATTCGCATAAAGTCAGCAGGCCCAGTCTATTGGCACAAGAATTTGGTCGATAACGCCCGCAGGCGTTGTCGGAATCGTTGCATTTTGCGGGTTTAGTGCGCAACCGTCATCCGTAAAGTGTGGATCCGAGGTCGGTTGGACACCTTGAGGCCGCCATCGCGAGCAAGCTCGCTCCCACAGGGTTCGGTTGTGAACGCAAAATCTGTTGCTACAAAAAACAATTGTGGGAGCGAGCTTGCTCGCGATGAGGCCCTGACAGGCGACAGAGATCTTAGCCGATACTTGCGTCCTCCCCACCTCGCCCGCATAAACTGATCCTATGAATCTGCCCCTTGCAGCCGACCACGCCATGGCAGGCTTTCACCCCGCCGTTCGCGCCTGGTTCAGCCAGACCTTCCCGGCGGTCACGGCCGCCCAGGCCCAGGCGTGGCCGTTGATCGGCCAGCGCCGTTCGACCCTGGTGGCCGCGCCCACCGGTTCGGGCAAGACCCTGACCGCGTTTCTCGCTGTGCTCGATGACCTGGTGCATCGTGGCCTGGAACAGGGCGGCCTGCCGGACCAGACCCTGGTGGTCTACGTCTCGCCGCTCAAGGCGCTGAGCAACGACATCCAGATCAACCTGCAAAACCCGCTGGCCGGCATTACCGAACAGCTGCGGCAAATGCACTTGCCGCCCCTGCACATCACCACCGCCGTGCGCACCGGCGACACGCCGCAGAAAGAACGCACGGCGATGCGCAAGACCGCGCCACACATCCTGGTGACCACCCCCGAATCGCTCTACGTGCTGCTCGGTTCCGACTCCGGCCGGCAGATGCTCGCCAGCACCCGCACAGTGATCGTCGACGAAATCCACGCGATCGCCGCCAGCAAGCGTGGCAGCCACCTGGCCTTGAGCCTGGAGCGCTTGCAGGCGCTGTGTGCCGAACCACTGATGCGCATTGGCCTGTCGGCCACGCAAAAGCCTATCGAAGCGGTGTCACGGTTTCTCGTCGGTGAAGGCCGCGTCTGTGAAATCGTCGACATTGGCCACGCTCGCCCCCGGGACTTGGACATCGAGGTGCCGCCGGTGCCGCTCTCGGCGGTAATGGCCAACGACGTGTGGGAGCTGGTCTACAACCGCCTCGCCGAGCTGGCCCGGGAACACCGCACCACCCTGGTGTTCGTCAACACCCGGCGCCTGGCCGAACGCCTGAGTCGGCATTTGAGCGAGCGTCTGGGCAAGGACGCCGTGGCGGCCCATCACGGCAGCCTGGCCAAGGAGTTTCGCCTCGACGCCGAACAACGTCTCAAGCGCGGCGAATTGCAGGTGTTGATCGCCACCGCCTCCCTGGAACTGGGCATCGATATCGGCGATGTCGACCTGGTGTGCCAGATCGCCTCGCCCCGTTCAATCTCGGCGTTCCTGCAAAGAGTTGGGCGCTCTGGGCACCAGGTCGGCGGCACGCCCAAGGGCCGCCTGTTCGCCACCACCCGCGACGACTTGATCGAGTGCGCCGCCCTCCTCGACTGCGTGCGCCGTGGCGAGCTGGATATTTTGCACATTCCCAAGGCACCCCTGGACGTATTGGCCCAGCAGATCGTCGCCGAGGTCAGTTGCCAGGAATGGCAGGAACAGGCACTGCTGGAAACCTTGCGCCGCGCATCGCCCTACGCGGAACTGGATGAAGGGCATTACCAGGCGCTGTTGCAGATGCTCGCCGAAGGCCTCAACGGTCGCCAGGGTGTACGCAGTGCCTACCTGCACCGGGACGCCGTGACCCGCACCTTGCGCGGGCGCCGGGGCAGCAAGCTGACGGCGGTGACCAGCGGCGGCACCATCCCGGATAACGCCGACTACAGCGTGCTGCTCGAACCCCAGGGCCTGAACATCGGCAGCGTCAACGAAGACTTCGCGGTGGAGAGCATTGCCGGCGATGTGTTCCAACTGGGCAATACGTCCTACCGCATCATCCGCGTCGAGAGCGGTCGCGTGCGGGTCGAGGACGCCCAGGGCCAACCGCCGACCATTCCGTTCTGGCTCGGCGAAGCCCCAGGGCGCAGCGACGAATTGTCCCTGGCCGTGGCACGCCTGCAAGCCCAGCTCGATCAATTGCTCGGCGCCACCCCGGGCAATCTGCAACCGGCCCTGGATTGGCTGACCGGCACCTTGCAACTGAACCTGGCCAGCGCCGAGCAATTGCTGGATTACCTGGCGCCAGCACGCCTGGCCTTCGGCGCCCTGCCGTCCCAGGACACGCTGCTGATGGAGCGATTTTTCGATGAGTCCGGCGGCACGCAACTGATCATCCACACGCCGTTCGGCAGCCGCATCAACCGCGCCTGGGGCCTGGCCTTGCGCAAGCGTTTCTGCCGCACCTTCAATTTCGAACTGCAAGCGGCCGCCAGCGAGGACGCCATCGTGCTGTCGCTGTCCACCAGCCACAGCTTCGAGCTGGACGAGGTCTGGCGCTACCTCAACAGCCACAGCGCCGAGCAGATCCTGATTCAGGCGGTGCTGGATGCGCCGCTGTTCGGTGTGCGCTGGCGCTGGAATGCCGGCGTGGCCCTGGCCTTGCCGCGCTACACCGGCGGGCGCAAAGTCGCCCCGCAGATTCAGCGGATGAAAAGCGAAGACCTGATCGCCAGTGTGTTTCCCGACCAGATCGCCTGCCTCGAGAACCTCGCTGGCGAGCGGGAGATTCCCGACCATCCGCTGGTGGAACAGACCCTCGACGATTGCCTGCACGAGGCCATGGACAGCGAAGGCTGGCTGGCGCTGTTGCGGCGCATGGAGGCCGGCGAGATTCGCCTGATCAGCCGCGACCTGCCGGCGCCCTCGCCCCTGGCAGCGGAAATCCTCAGCGCCCGGCCCTACACCTTTCTCGACGACGCGCCGCTGGAAGAACGTCGCACCCAGGCGGTGATCAACCGGCGCTGGAGCGATCCACATTCCACCGATGACCTGGGCGCGCTGGACGCCGAGGCTATCCAATCGGTCCGGGACGAAGCCTGGCCGAGCCCCGCCAATCTCGATGAAATGCACGAAGCCCTGATGAGCCTGGCCTGCATCGCCGACAGCGAGGCCAGCGCCCACGCGCCGTGGCTGGATTGGTTGCAGGCCCTGGCCGAACACGGGCGCGCCAGCCATGTGCAGATCAGCGCCGAGCGCGGCCTGTGGGTGGCGTTGGAGCGGCTGACCTGCCTGCAAGCGGTTTATCCACAGGCCCAATGGAAGCCATCGCTGACACCCCTGGCCGGTTTCGATGAAGCCTGGGATGGCGACGAAGCCCTGGTGGAAGTGCTCCGCGCCCGGCTCAGCGCCTTTGGCCCGCTGCCGTTGAAAGCCATCGCCTACCCGTTGGGGTTGTCGACACCGCAGGTCACCCAGGCCCTGGCGCTGCTCGAGCAGCAGGGTTACGTGCTGCGTGGCCGTTTCACGCCGGGCACCGGCCAGGAGGAATGGTGCGAGCGGCATTTGTTGGCGCGCATCCATCGCTACACCGTCAAGCGCCTGCGCCGGGAAATCGAGCCGGTGATGCTGCAGGATTTCATGCGCTTCCTGTTCGACTGGCAGCACCTGTCGCCCACCACCCAGGGCCGGGGCAGCGCTGTGCTGCCATCGATCATCAGCCAGTTCGAAGGCTACCCGGCCGCTGCCTCGGCCTGGGACAGCGATTTACTGTCGGCGCGGATCAAGGACTATTCGCCAAGTTGGCTCGATGAGTTGTGTCGCAGCGGCAAGCTGGTGTGGACGCGCCTGAGCGCTCGCCAGAAGCTCTCGGCCAGCGCCCTGCGCAGTACGCCGGTGGTGTTGCTGCCGCGCAGCCAGGTGGCGCTGTGGAGCAGCCTGGCCGAGCAAACCCCGGTCAGCGAACTGTCGCCCAAGACGCAGAAAGTCCATCAAGCCCTCAGCGAGCATGGCGCGTTGTTTTTTGACGAACTGCTGCACGAAGCCCACCTGCTGCGCAGCGAACTGGAAATCGCCTTGCAGGAACTGGTGGGCGCCGGGTTGGTGAACGCCGACAGCTTCGCCGGCCTGCGCGCGCTGATCACCCCCGCCAGCAAACGCCAGGCCCGCAGCAGTCGGCGCGGGCGCGGGGCGTTTGTCGGTGGCATGGACGACGCCGGGCGCTGGGCCTTGTTGCGCCGCAGCCAACCCGCACCCGCGCAAGGCAACCGCCCGGCGCCGACACCGCCCGAGACACTGGAACACATTGCCATGACCCTGTTGCGCCGCTACGGCGTGGTGTTCTGGCGCTTGCTGGAGCGGGAGGCCGACTGGTTGCCGAGCTGGCGCGAACTGCTGCGCACCTTTCATCGGTTGGAGGCCCGGGGCGAGATTCGGGGCGGGCGGTTCGTCAGCGGGCTGGCGGGCGAACAATTCGCCCTGCCCGAAGCCATTCCATTGCTGCGCGAAGTGCGCCGCCGCCCCACCGACGGCAGCCTGGTGGCGGTGTGCGGCGTCGACCCGCTGAACCTGGCCGGCACCCTGCTGCCGGGGGCGAAGGTGCCGGCGCTGGCAAGTAATCGGCTGGTGTATCGCGATGGGTTGCCGGTGGCGGCGCAGATTGCTGGCAAGCAGCAGTTGTGGGTGGAGTTGGATGGGCTGGGGATGACTGAGGTCAGGAATAAGCTGATCCAACACCATTAGCCCTACACACCAAACTGTTTGGTCCGGGGACTTGGGTCCGGGAACATGCATGGTTAACCTGTGGCGAGGGAGCTTGCTCCCGCTGGGCTGCGTAGCAGCCCCAAAACACACATCCGCACGATGCAATATCCGCCCAAAAGCGACGACTGCTGCGCAGCCGAGCGGGAGCAAGCTCCCTCGCCACAGGTGACCGAGCCGGCCTTTCGAATCAAGACTCCTCTCCCGCTTCCTTCGGCTCATCCACGAACCGCTTGGGCAACATCACCTGCTGTGGATAAGTCTGCGCAAAATGCACCGCCGGATGGTTATCCACAAGCTTCTTCAAGCGCTGGTTGAACGCCCGGCTCACCGCGTACTGCCCACCCGACACCGTACGGAACTGCGCCGTGAGCACCACGCCGTTGAGGTCCATCTTGTCCACGCCGAACACATCCAGCGGTCCTTGCAGGTTGAACTTGAGGAACGGGTCTTCGGAGATCGAGTGTCCGGCTTCGCGAATCAGCTCGATGGCCTGGTCCACGTCGGTGTCGTAGGTGAACTGCACCGAGAAGAACGCGAAGGCAAATTGCCGGGATTGGTTGGTCACGGCCTTGATCTGACCGAACGGCACCGAATGCACGAAGCCCTTGCCGTCGCGCAGGCGCAGGGTGCGGATGGTCAGGCCTTCGACAGTGCCGGCATGGCCGGAGTCGAGCACCACCCAGTCGCCGATGGACAGCGTGTCCTCGATGATGATGAACAGCCCGGTGATCACGTCCTGCACCAATTGCTGCGAACCGAAACCGATCGCCAGCCCCACCACCCCGGCACCTGCCAGCAACGGCGCGACGTTGATGCCCAGGTTGGCCATGGTGGTGATCGCGCAGATCACCACCAGGATGATTTTCGCCGCGTTGCGCAGCAGCGGCAGGATGGTCTTGATCCGCGTGCTGGGCTGGCGGGCCCCGCGTTTGTTCAGCGGTGGTTTCAAGGCTTCCTGGATCGCCGTGTCGAGCACCACCCACGTGAGCCAGGTCATCAGGAAGATCAGGCCGATGCGGCTCAAGGAATCACTGATCGCCCGGCCTATGGCATTGCGCGAGGCGAACTCGAACAGCGAAATCCCCCAGATCCGCCCGAGGATTTCAATGAACGCAACTGCCATGACGATCCGCAACAACGCATGCAGCAAGCTCAACAGGCGGCCTTTATAGGCACTGTTACGCTGGATGGCCTCGGCCTTGGGCGACTTGAAGATGTGCTGGAATACCGTGCTGAGAAACACCATCGCAATCAGCAGGATCGTGGTGAACAACGCGCACCGCAGGGCTTTCTGGTTGTCTTCGCCAACGCCAATCAGGCTCACCGCCGACACCAGCACCATCAGCAGGATCGGCCAGTACCAGAGCCCGGAAAAAATCCGCAGCGACTCTTGCAGGGCCGGCTGCTTCAAGCGCTGGGCCAATGGCCGGTTGCGGATCAGGTGCGCCACCGGCCGGCGCAGGCGAATCACCAGCCAGCCGAAGATCACCGAGGCGAACAAGCCGGTGAATACCGCGATGCTGCTGGTGATGTTGCCACCCAATTGCCGGGCGATCTGCGGGCTGGTCAGGGCATCGCTGAGGGCGGCGAGAAAGCCGATCATGAACAGCGGCCTGGGGCTGAAGTGACGGATCATCGCCACCGCCCGGCGTTTGTGACCGGCGTTGAACATCACGATCACACACAGCAGCACTGACGTGGAGAAAATACCGCTGCTGGTGGCGTAGGCGAAACACAGCGCCAAGGCGCGCCCCACCGAGACTTGCAGGAAATGGCTGACGTACAGGGTCAGCGGCAGGCAGACCAACGCCGGTACGGTATAGGGCAGCAGGTAACCGAGCAGGTCCCGGACCCGCTGGCGGGTGCGCAGCCAACGGCGCGGGCCCAAGTGTTGCACCAGCAGCCGCGCCGCTGTCCAGATCAGCGCGAAGGCCCCGATCCAGACGCCGGACAGCAAGAGGAAATCCCCCGCTATGCGCCAGGATGAACGGGAAGTCTGGTTCACCAACCGGTCCACCTCATCCGCCGCCCGATCCGCCCGCAGGCGCCAGGCGTCCACCAGGCTCTGGTTGAGGTCGAGTTTGTCCTGGACGTCGTCGATGCTCGAACTGATGGCCCCCAATAAACCGCCCTGCACCAGCGGCTCGGGTTCGGCGGGGGCTTCATTGGGGTTTGAGGTGCCGGGGATAGCGGCGGTCCCGTGGGCGTCCGTGCCGGTCAATGCCAACAAAACCAGCAACAATGCGGTACTCAATCGAGACAAAACGCGAGGCTCCTTCACACAGGTTCGGTAAGGAACTGATCAATTATGGGCTGGCAAGTTCGCCCGCAAGACCAATACCAAACCCCGTGGCGAGGGAGCTTGCTCCCGCTGGGCTGCGCAGCAGCCCCAAAACAGGGCCGCTGCGCGCCCCAGCGGGAGCAAGCTCCCTCGCCACAAAAAAACAAAAGTGCTCTCCCTCATGTGGGAATACCCCCTCCCCACAATGACCGCCCCGCCCCCACCGCCGGTAAGCCCATCGAAACTTTCTACGCCCCCGGCAGTCATCACAAAACAGAGGCTGCACGAGGTCATTGGCACGGGAGGGACACATGACGGCGATCCACATTGGCATTTCCGGTTGGCGTTACACGCCTTGGCGGGGCGATTTCTACCCCAAGGGGCTGACCCAGAAACGGGAATTGCAATTTGCTTCGCGAGCGGTCAACAGCATCGAAATCAACGGATCGTTCTACGCCCTGCAACGCCCCGAACGGTATGCCCAGTGGTACGCCGAGACGCCGCCCGGCTTTGTGTTCAGCGTCAAGGCGCCGCGTTTCATCACCCACATCAAGCGCCTGCGGGACATCCGCAAGCCGCTGGCCAATTTCTTCGCCTCCGGCGTGCTGGAGCTCAAGGAGAAACTGGGCGCCATCCTCTGGCAGTTTCCGCCCAGCTTCAAATTCGACCCCGAGCTGTTCGAAGACTTTCTCAAGCAACTGCCCCACGACACCGAAGGCGCTGCCGCCCTGGCCGGCGAGCACGAACCGCGCCTGGACGGCCACGCCAGCACCAAGACCGATAAAAAACGCCCGCTGCGCCACGCCGTCGAAATCCGTCATGAGAGTTTCATCGACCCGCACTTCATCACCTTGCTCAAGCGCTACGACATTGCCCTGGTGATCGCCGACACCGCCGGCAAGTGGCCCTATCGCGAAGACGTCACCAGCGATTTCGTCTACCTGCGCCTGCACGGCGCCGAGGAGCTGTACGCCAGCGGTTATACCGAGGCGGCGTTGAAACGCTGGGGTGACCGGATCCAGGCCTGGAGCCAAGGCAAGCAGCCCGCCGACGCGCACCTGATCGACCCGAAAAAGAAACCCCGGGCACGCAAGAGCCGGGAAGTGTTCTGCTATTTCGACAACGACATCAAAGTCCGCGCGCCCTATGACGCACGCCACTTACTGGAGCGCTTCGACCTGGACAAGGACCTCGCCACCACACCCGGTGAACGCCCGGCCGAGGGAGTATTGCCATGAGCATTCCAGAATCCACCGAAGCGACCCACGATCCGACCCAGCACCTGGCCCAGGATGTCGGGCGGATCAACCGTTTCACCGTGCTGACGGTCAACACCCATAAGGGTTTCACCGCCCTGAACCGGCGTTTCATCCTGCCGGAACTGCGCGAAGCGGTGCGCAGCGTGTCCGCCGACGTGGTGTTTTTGCAGGAAGTGCACGGCACCCACGAACACCACCCGCAGCGCTACAACAACTGGCCAAGCATGCCCCAATACGAATTTCTCGCCGACAGCCTCTGGCCGCAGTTCGCCTACGGGCGCAACGCGGTCTACCCGGCAGGCGACCACGGCAATGCGCTGTTGTCGAAATTCCAGATCATCCGCCACGACAACATCGACATGTCCATCAGCGGCCATGAAAACCGCGGCATGCTCCACAGCGTGCTGCGCCTGCCGGGTGGCGACGGGCTGCACATCCATGCCATTTGCGTGCACCTGGGGCTGCGCGAAGGTCATCGCGTCGAGCAATTGAAACTGCTTTGCCAGCGTTTGAGTGAACTGCCGCCCGAGGCGCCCGTGATCGTCGCCGGGGACTTCAACGACTGGCGCGGCAAGGCCAGTGAGCTGCTCGAGCCCTGTGGCCTGCGGGAAGTGTTTGCCGAGCAGTTGGGCAAGCCGGCCCGCAGCTTTCCAGCGCGCTTGCCGATCCTGCGCCTGGACCGCATCTACGTGC is a window from the Pseudomonas brassicacearum genome containing:
- a CDS encoding DEAD/DEAH box helicase — protein: MNLPLAADHAMAGFHPAVRAWFSQTFPAVTAAQAQAWPLIGQRRSTLVAAPTGSGKTLTAFLAVLDDLVHRGLEQGGLPDQTLVVYVSPLKALSNDIQINLQNPLAGITEQLRQMHLPPLHITTAVRTGDTPQKERTAMRKTAPHILVTTPESLYVLLGSDSGRQMLASTRTVIVDEIHAIAASKRGSHLALSLERLQALCAEPLMRIGLSATQKPIEAVSRFLVGEGRVCEIVDIGHARPRDLDIEVPPVPLSAVMANDVWELVYNRLAELAREHRTTLVFVNTRRLAERLSRHLSERLGKDAVAAHHGSLAKEFRLDAEQRLKRGELQVLIATASLELGIDIGDVDLVCQIASPRSISAFLQRVGRSGHQVGGTPKGRLFATTRDDLIECAALLDCVRRGELDILHIPKAPLDVLAQQIVAEVSCQEWQEQALLETLRRASPYAELDEGHYQALLQMLAEGLNGRQGVRSAYLHRDAVTRTLRGRRGSKLTAVTSGGTIPDNADYSVLLEPQGLNIGSVNEDFAVESIAGDVFQLGNTSYRIIRVESGRVRVEDAQGQPPTIPFWLGEAPGRSDELSLAVARLQAQLDQLLGATPGNLQPALDWLTGTLQLNLASAEQLLDYLAPARLAFGALPSQDTLLMERFFDESGGTQLIIHTPFGSRINRAWGLALRKRFCRTFNFELQAAASEDAIVLSLSTSHSFELDEVWRYLNSHSAEQILIQAVLDAPLFGVRWRWNAGVALALPRYTGGRKVAPQIQRMKSEDLIASVFPDQIACLENLAGEREIPDHPLVEQTLDDCLHEAMDSEGWLALLRRMEAGEIRLISRDLPAPSPLAAEILSARPYTFLDDAPLEERRTQAVINRRWSDPHSTDDLGALDAEAIQSVRDEAWPSPANLDEMHEALMSLACIADSEASAHAPWLDWLQALAEHGRASHVQISAERGLWVALERLTCLQAVYPQAQWKPSLTPLAGFDEAWDGDEALVEVLRARLSAFGPLPLKAIAYPLGLSTPQVTQALALLEQQGYVLRGRFTPGTGQEEWCERHLLARIHRYTVKRLRREIEPVMLQDFMRFLFDWQHLSPTTQGRGSAVLPSIISQFEGYPAAASAWDSDLLSARIKDYSPSWLDELCRSGKLVWTRLSARQKLSASALRSTPVVLLPRSQVALWSSLAEQTPVSELSPKTQKVHQALSEHGALFFDELLHEAHLLRSELEIALQELVGAGLVNADSFAGLRALITPASKRQARSSRRGRGAFVGGMDDAGRWALLRRSQPAPAQGNRPAPTPPETLEHIAMTLLRRYGVVFWRLLEREADWLPSWRELLRTFHRLEARGEIRGGRFVSGLAGEQFALPEAIPLLREVRRRPTDGSLVAVCGVDPLNLAGTLLPGAKVPALASNRLVYRDGLPVAAQIAGKQQLWVELDGLGMTEVRNKLIQHH
- a CDS encoding mechanosensitive ion channel family protein — encoded protein: MSRLSTALLLVLLALTGTDAHGTAAIPGTSNPNEAPAEPEPLVQGGLLGAISSSIDDVQDKLDLNQSLVDAWRLRADRAADEVDRLVNQTSRSSWRIAGDFLLLSGVWIGAFALIWTAARLLVQHLGPRRWLRTRQRVRDLLGYLLPYTVPALVCLPLTLYVSHFLQVSVGRALALCFAYATSSGIFSTSVLLCVIVMFNAGHKRRAVAMIRHFSPRPLFMIGFLAALSDALTSPQIARQLGGNITSSIAVFTGLFASVIFGWLVIRLRRPVAHLIRNRPLAQRLKQPALQESLRIFSGLWYWPILLMVLVSAVSLIGVGEDNQKALRCALFTTILLIAMVFLSTVFQHIFKSPKAEAIQRNSAYKGRLLSLLHALLRIVMAVAFIEILGRIWGISLFEFASRNAIGRAISDSLSRIGLIFLMTWLTWVVLDTAIQEALKPPLNKRGARQPSTRIKTILPLLRNAAKIILVVICAITTMANLGINVAPLLAGAGVVGLAIGFGSQQLVQDVITGLFIIIEDTLSIGDWVVLDSGHAGTVEGLTIRTLRLRDGKGFVHSVPFGQIKAVTNQSRQFAFAFFSVQFTYDTDVDQAIELIREAGHSISEDPFLKFNLQGPLDVFGVDKMDLNGVVLTAQFRTVSGGQYAVSRAFNQRLKKLVDNHPAVHFAQTYPQQVMLPKRFVDEPKEAGEES
- a CDS encoding DUF72 domain-containing protein; protein product: MTAIHIGISGWRYTPWRGDFYPKGLTQKRELQFASRAVNSIEINGSFYALQRPERYAQWYAETPPGFVFSVKAPRFITHIKRLRDIRKPLANFFASGVLELKEKLGAILWQFPPSFKFDPELFEDFLKQLPHDTEGAAALAGEHEPRLDGHASTKTDKKRPLRHAVEIRHESFIDPHFITLLKRYDIALVIADTAGKWPYREDVTSDFVYLRLHGAEELYASGYTEAALKRWGDRIQAWSQGKQPADAHLIDPKKKPRARKSREVFCYFDNDIKVRAPYDARHLLERFDLDKDLATTPGERPAEGVLP